A stretch of Aerococcaceae bacterium zg-252 DNA encodes these proteins:
- the rseP gene encoding RIP metalloprotease RseP, which translates to MIKTILVFLIIFSIMVVYHEFGHFYFAKKAGIRVREFAIGMGPKLFAKQDKSGTTYTIRMLPLGGYVRLAGLNEEDGIQPGMQVGLAFNEQNVVTGINLSEKYSVDEMPAQVDAVELIDEMTIRVQPIGQNEMVTYHVDENAVITEQDGTRILVAPRHTRYESATPWNKIKTNIAGPINNFILAIVTFMIIGLLSGGVATNQAKIGSFVGENSPAQAAGLKEGDVITVVDGTKVTNWDELAQAIQAHPGKTVPFEVNRENQVIKVEVAVESAKAENSDKTYGRIGIARYYDTSIQARLLSGFTQTWAVIAAVITTLLSMFKSGFDINQFGGPVAMAQMTNTVVEYGFIPVLSLMAMLSANLGIINLLPIPALDGGKIVLNLYEAVRGKPLAQEKEGIITLIGVGLLVILMIAVTWNDIIRAFF; encoded by the coding sequence ATGATCAAAACAATTCTTGTCTTTTTAATTATTTTCTCCATTATGGTTGTTTATCATGAGTTTGGACATTTTTATTTTGCCAAAAAAGCTGGTATTCGAGTGCGAGAATTTGCAATCGGAATGGGGCCTAAACTTTTCGCTAAACAAGATAAATCTGGGACAACTTATACGATTCGTATGCTGCCATTAGGTGGTTATGTTCGTTTAGCTGGTTTAAATGAAGAAGACGGTATTCAGCCTGGTATGCAGGTAGGATTAGCCTTTAATGAGCAAAATGTCGTGACAGGTATCAATTTGTCAGAGAAATACTCAGTCGATGAAATGCCGGCACAAGTTGATGCAGTCGAGCTTATTGATGAGATGACGATTCGTGTACAGCCGATTGGGCAAAATGAAATGGTTACTTATCATGTTGATGAAAATGCTGTTATTACAGAGCAAGACGGAACACGTATTTTAGTTGCTCCACGTCATACACGTTATGAATCTGCGACGCCTTGGAATAAAATTAAAACGAATATTGCAGGGCCGATAAATAACTTTATTTTAGCGATTGTAACCTTTATGATAATTGGTTTATTATCTGGTGGTGTGGCAACGAATCAAGCAAAAATTGGTTCGTTTGTAGGTGAAAATTCACCGGCACAAGCAGCAGGTTTAAAAGAGGGCGATGTTATTACAGTCGTAGACGGTACAAAAGTGACCAATTGGGACGAGTTAGCTCAAGCGATTCAAGCACACCCTGGTAAGACAGTGCCATTTGAAGTAAATCGTGAAAATCAAGTGATAAAAGTGGAAGTAGCTGTCGAATCTGCTAAAGCAGAAAATAGTGATAAAACTTATGGTCGTATCGGTATTGCACGTTACTATGATACGAGTATTCAAGCACGTTTATTATCTGGATTTACACAAACATGGGCAGTGATTGCAGCGGTGATTACGACACTTTTAAGTATGTTTAAATCTGGATTTGATATTAATCAATTTGGTGGCCCAGTAGCCATGGCACAGATGACGAATACAGTGGTCGAATATGGCTTTATTCCAGTCTTGAGTTTAATGGCGATGTTAAGTGCTAACTTGGGCATTATAAACTTATTGCCAATTCCAGCTTTAGACGGTGGAAAAATTGTTTTAAATCTATATGAGGCAGTGCGTGGTAAACCATTAGCTCAAGAAAAAGAGGGGATTATTACTTTAATCGGTGTTGGCTTACTCGTTATTTTAATGATTGCTGTTACATGGAACGATATTATCCGTGCTTTCTTTTAG
- a CDS encoding DUF3440 domain-containing protein — protein sequence MNVYEASIERLKFIFNEFDHVYISFSGGKDSGVMLHLALKYLRENQLKRKVTLLHLDYEAQYEMTTDFVKYIEEEYRDYLTVYHVCVPFKVHTCTSMFQNYWRPWEEDKKDIWVRELPENAMTREDFPFYTESMWDYEFQEKLSVWVHEKQKAKRTAVLVGIRTQESLNRWRALHKERNSYFEEKIYSKKIADCVYNFYPIYDWKTEDVWIANARFGFAYNKLYDLYYQAGVPVNAMRVASPFISEGQESLALYKAIEPHTWGKLVSRVNGVNFTGIYGGTTAVGWKSITKPGNMTWKEYMEFLLDTLPKEAKANYLQKLQTSIKFWKERGGVLSDEVIQELDELEIKYEFSSHNYNTSKKAVKMDYLDDLEIKDFKVIPTYKRMCICILKNDHTCKYMGFSQTKSELMKRKEAVEKYARIL from the coding sequence ATGAATGTGTATGAGGCAAGCATTGAACGATTGAAATTTATTTTTAATGAATTCGACCATGTGTATATCTCTTTTTCAGGTGGTAAAGACAGTGGTGTCATGCTTCATCTTGCACTGAAGTACTTGCGGGAAAATCAGTTGAAGCGTAAAGTGACGCTGCTGCACCTGGATTACGAGGCGCAATACGAAATGACAACGGATTTTGTGAAATATATCGAAGAAGAATATAGAGATTATTTGACTGTTTATCATGTTTGCGTCCCGTTTAAAGTTCATACTTGTACGAGCATGTTTCAGAATTATTGGCGTCCTTGGGAAGAAGATAAAAAAGACATCTGGGTACGAGAATTGCCTGAAAATGCAATGACAAGAGAGGATTTTCCTTTCTATACTGAAAGCATGTGGGATTACGAATTTCAAGAAAAATTATCTGTTTGGGTTCACGAGAAGCAAAAAGCGAAAAGGACTGCTGTTTTGGTTGGTATTAGAACGCAGGAAAGCTTGAATCGATGGAGGGCCTTGCATAAGGAGCGAAACTCTTATTTCGAAGAGAAAATTTATAGCAAGAAAATAGCTGATTGTGTTTATAATTTTTATCCAATTTATGATTGGAAGACAGAGGATGTGTGGATAGCGAATGCGAGGTTTGGCTTTGCTTATAACAAGTTATATGATTTGTACTATCAAGCTGGTGTCCCTGTTAATGCTATGCGTGTAGCTAGTCCTTTTATTTCGGAGGGGCAAGAGTCGCTTGCCTTGTATAAGGCTATTGAACCTCACACTTGGGGGAAATTAGTCAGCCGAGTGAACGGTGTGAATTTCACGGGTATTTATGGCGGGACGACTGCTGTTGGATGGAAGTCTATCACGAAGCCTGGCAACATGACTTGGAAAGAGTATATGGAGTTTTTACTTGATACACTTCCGAAAGAAGCGAAAGCTAATTACTTGCAAAAATTGCAGACTTCTATCAAATTTTGGAAGGAGAGGGGCGGTGTATTGTCTGATGAAGTGATACAAGAATTGGATGAACTTGAGATTAAATACGAGTTTTCCAGTCATAACTATAATACAAGTAAAAAAGCGGTCAAGATGGATTATCTTGATGATTTAGAGATAAAAGATTTTAAGGTGATTCCAACTTACAAGAGAATGTGCATTTGCATTTTGAAAAATGACCATACGTGTAAATACATGGGATTTAGTCAAACGAAGTCAGAACTTATGAAGCGAAAGGAGGCTGTTGAAAAATATGCACGAATACTCTAG
- a CDS encoding DUF1294 domain-containing protein: protein MNLFFGYLLVINGLVFILMGIDKYKAVKQRFRIPESWLLALGILGGGCGGWIGMVLFRHKIRKPYFKVVFTAGIIGMAYIYWRFF from the coding sequence ATGAATTTATTTTTTGGATATTTACTAGTGATTAATGGTTTGGTATTCATTTTAATGGGAATTGATAAATATAAGGCCGTCAAACAACGATTTCGGATTCCAGAGAGTTGGTTGTTAGCACTCGGAATTTTAGGTGGTGGTTGTGGTGGCTGGATTGGCATGGTCTTGTTTCGTCATAAAATTCGCAAACCGTATTTCAAAGTGGTATTTACTGCTGGAATCATTGGTATGGCATATATTTATTGGCGATTTTTTTGA
- a CDS encoding HIT family protein, whose amino-acid sequence MTDCIFCKIINGEIPSSKVYEDEEVYAFLDISQTTAGHTLVVPKVHVADIFEYSDELAARVMARLPKVARALDAAFPEMKGLNVLSNNREMAYQTVFHSHWHLIPRYSQEDGFKLMFTQRTGEMSGEELNQMAANIASHIE is encoded by the coding sequence ATGACGGATTGTATTTTTTGTAAAATAATTAATGGTGAGATTCCATCATCAAAAGTTTATGAGGATGAGGAAGTTTACGCATTTTTAGATATTTCCCAAACGACAGCTGGACATACATTAGTAGTGCCTAAAGTGCATGTAGCGGATATTTTTGAGTATTCAGATGAATTAGCTGCACGAGTAATGGCTCGTTTACCTAAGGTTGCTCGGGCGTTAGATGCTGCTTTTCCGGAAATGAAAGGATTAAATGTATTGAGTAATAATCGTGAAATGGCTTATCAAACGGTATTTCATTCGCACTGGCATTTAATTCCACGATATAGTCAAGAAGATGGTTTTAAATTAATGTTTACGCAAAGAACAGGCGAAATGAGTGGCGAAGAATTAAATCAAATGGCTGCTAATATTGCATCGCATATTGAATAA
- a CDS encoding YneF family protein, producing MPTWIWLLIVLIALIAGFVAGFFMARRYMMNYFKENPPIDERMITMMMAQMGQKPSRKKVQQIMQSMKVRQ from the coding sequence ATGCCAACTTGGATCTGGTTGTTAATTGTATTAATTGCACTAATTGCAGGTTTTGTGGCTGGTTTTTTCATGGCTCGTCGTTATATGATGAATTATTTTAAAGAAAATCCACCGATTGATGAACGCATGATTACAATGATGATGGCTCAAATGGGTCAAAAACCGTCTAGAAAAAAAGTTCAACAAATTATGCAATCAATGAAGGTTCGCCAATAA
- the cysE gene encoding serine O-acetyltransferase produces MLKIIKFWWNEAKWAYENDPSCKSVWQAFFLFPGLKARRYHMLSHWFYQRNFYFISRYISERASRKTGIEIHPGAKLGKHLFIDHGTGVVIGETVVIGDRVTIFHGVTLGGTGKTKGVKRHPTVEDDVIIGAGATILGDVTLHRKSKIGAGAVVLKSVPENVTAVGIPAVFYSQKEIPNEVVPIEWTI; encoded by the coding sequence ATGCTTAAGATTATTAAATTTTGGTGGAATGAGGCAAAGTGGGCGTATGAGAATGATCCGTCATGTAAAAGTGTATGGCAAGCATTTTTCTTGTTTCCAGGCTTAAAGGCAAGACGTTATCATATGCTCTCGCATTGGTTTTATCAACGGAATTTTTATTTTATTTCACGCTATATTTCTGAGAGAGCAAGTAGAAAAACGGGTATTGAGATTCATCCTGGTGCGAAGTTAGGGAAACATTTGTTTATCGATCATGGTACAGGTGTTGTGATTGGTGAAACGGTTGTGATCGGTGATCGTGTAACAATTTTTCATGGTGTAACATTAGGGGGTACTGGAAAAACGAAAGGTGTAAAACGGCATCCGACGGTGGAAGATGATGTCATTATCGGTGCTGGTGCAACGATTTTAGGTGATGTCACGCTGCATCGTAAGTCGAAAATAGGTGCAGGGGCGGTTGTTTTAAAATCTGTACCGGAAAATGTAACGGCAGTAGGGATTCCAGCTGTTTTCTATTCGCAAAAGGAAATACCGAATGAAGTTGTCCCAATTGAGTGGACAATCTAA
- a CDS encoding DUF896 family protein: MLDSIKITRLNELARKKKAEGLSQEELAEQAELRKEYLENLRSGFRNHIEGLKIVDENGNDVTPDKIKDIQKEKGLHNR, encoded by the coding sequence ATGTTAGATAGTATCAAGATTACACGTTTAAATGAATTAGCTAGAAAGAAAAAAGCTGAGGGTTTATCGCAAGAAGAATTAGCTGAACAGGCTGAGTTAAGAAAAGAATATTTAGAAAATTTACGTTCTGGGTTTAGAAATCATATTGAGGGGTTGAAAATTGTTGATGAGAATGGTAATGATGTTACCCCTGATAAAATAAAAGATATTCAAAAGGAAAAAGGATTGCATAATCGATAA
- a CDS encoding YtxH domain-containing protein has product MSGFKSGLFWGAVFGGVAGLMHAPQKGSQTRKELSEFVAQVKEDATDLKFKSDHLQVLTNRIVNIEMKQTLEIVDEVSRQAKQFLESNQPRINRIQKKLARLQENLEHNVKELRTNEEK; this is encoded by the coding sequence ATGTCAGGGTTTAAATCAGGTTTATTTTGGGGTGCAGTATTTGGGGGAGTAGCAGGTTTAATGCACGCACCACAAAAGGGGAGTCAGACACGCAAAGAATTAAGTGAGTTTGTGGCACAAGTAAAAGAAGATGCGACTGATTTAAAGTTTAAGTCGGATCATTTACAAGTATTAACGAATCGTATTGTCAATATTGAGATGAAACAAACATTGGAAATAGTTGATGAAGTATCTAGACAGGCTAAGCAATTTTTAGAGTCCAATCAGCCAAGAATTAATCGTATTCAGAAGAAGTTAGCACGTTTGCAAGAAAATCTTGAACATAATGTGAAAGAATTGCGAACAAATGAAGAAAAGTAA
- the nrdH gene encoding glutaredoxin-like protein NrdH: protein MKNITVYSKPNCMQCNFTKKFLDDNAIDYTMIDVYEDEVALAKVKELGFQSLPVVVIEGEEPFFGFRPDRLESLTA from the coding sequence ATGAAAAATATAACTGTTTATTCAAAACCAAATTGCATGCAATGTAATTTTACAAAGAAATTTTTAGATGATAATGCAATTGATTATACAATGATTGATGTATATGAAGACGAAGTAGCGTTAGCCAAAGTAAAAGAACTTGGGTTTCAATCGCTACCAGTAGTGGTCATTGAAGGGGAAGAACCGTTCTTTGGTTTTAGACCAGATCGCTTAGAAAGTTTAACTGCATAA
- a CDS encoding peptidylprolyl isomerase: MKKSLVKIASASAVLLLAGCSTMGAQNSTSSANKGEAIATIGNETISFDDFYAELKTQAGAATLRSMIIQRVLEQKVEDKDALKKAADEEVAQQISSAGGEAVFAKLLAYKKLGSIEDFKQSVYVRNLFQEVIEKNVDTSEEAIKAYYETSYAPLMEAQHILVEKEEDAQNIIKRLNDGEDFDALAKELSKDSSAANGGKLGEFKSGTMVAEFEEAVKSVGNGELVPNPVQSKFGWHVIRTIKNGEKQPYDEVKDAVKKQYLESKFNDSSVAYSIVGKLIKEIGVEVKDESLKPVMDDLMAAIQNAEANVNKSSEEATTTEAKEETSAEAEAEETTEASDESTEETTVEETTAE; this comes from the coding sequence ATGAAAAAAAGTTTAGTAAAAATTGCAAGTGCATCAGCTGTTTTATTGTTGGCAGGATGCTCAACAATGGGTGCTCAAAATAGTACATCATCTGCTAATAAAGGTGAAGCAATTGCAACAATTGGTAATGAAACCATTTCGTTTGATGATTTTTATGCAGAATTAAAAACTCAAGCTGGAGCTGCGACATTGCGTAGCATGATTATTCAACGTGTATTAGAACAAAAAGTTGAAGATAAAGATGCGTTGAAAAAAGCAGCTGATGAAGAAGTTGCACAACAAATTTCAAGTGCAGGTGGCGAAGCTGTATTTGCAAAATTATTAGCTTATAAAAAATTAGGTTCAATTGAAGATTTTAAACAATCTGTGTATGTGCGTAATTTATTCCAAGAAGTAATCGAGAAAAATGTAGATACTTCCGAAGAAGCAATTAAAGCATACTATGAAACTTCATACGCACCACTTATGGAAGCTCAACATATCTTAGTGGAGAAAGAAGAAGATGCTCAAAATATTATTAAACGTTTAAATGACGGAGAAGATTTTGATGCTTTAGCGAAAGAATTATCAAAAGATAGTTCAGCAGCAAATGGTGGTAAATTAGGCGAATTTAAGTCTGGTACAATGGTAGCTGAATTTGAAGAGGCAGTTAAATCAGTGGGCAATGGTGAGTTAGTACCAAATCCAGTTCAATCTAAATTTGGTTGGCATGTTATTCGTACAATTAAAAATGGTGAAAAACAACCTTATGATGAAGTGAAAGACGCTGTTAAAAAACAATACTTAGAAAGTAAATTCAATGACTCATCAGTTGCTTACAGCATTGTAGGTAAATTAATTAAAGAAATTGGCGTTGAAGTAAAAGATGAATCGTTAAAACCAGTAATGGACGATTTAATGGCTGCAATTCAAAATGCTGAAGCGAATGTGAATAAGTCTTCTGAAGAGGCAACAACTACTGAAGCAAAAGAAGAAACATCAGCTGAGGCAGAAGCTGAAGAGACAACTGAAGCGAGCGACGAATCAACAGAAGAAACAACTGTTGAAGAAACGACTGCTGAATAA
- a CDS encoding ParB-like nuclease domain-containing protein, with translation MHEYSSPVYNVKRIPIEKIKANAYNPNSVASPEMRLLYQSIKQDGYTMPIVCYYLENEDKYEIVDGFHRYTTMLNHKDIYEREEGCLPVSVIDKPLSDRMASTIRHNRARGSHSIELMTNIVAELVDSGMSDAWILKNIGMDADELLRLKQISGLASLFKDKEFSKSLEEN, from the coding sequence ATGCACGAATACTCTAGTCCTGTTTACAATGTGAAACGAATTCCGATTGAAAAAATAAAAGCGAACGCTTATAATCCTAATAGCGTAGCGAGTCCGGAAATGAGACTGTTGTATCAATCTATTAAGCAAGATGGTTATACGATGCCAATTGTTTGTTATTATCTTGAAAACGAAGATAAATATGAGATTGTAGACGGATTTCACCGGTATACAACAATGTTAAATCATAAAGATATTTATGAACGTGAAGAAGGATGTCTTCCTGTATCGGTAATTGATAAACCTTTATCTGATAGAATGGCATCAACTATACGTCATAATAGAGCGAGAGGTTCTCACAGTATTGAATTAATGACTAATATTGTTGCAGAATTGGTCGATTCAGGTATGTCAGATGCATGGATTCTAAAAAATATTGGTATGGATGCGGATGAGCTACTGCGATTAAAACAAATTAGTGGTTTGGCTTCGCTGTTTAAAGATAAAGAGTTTAGTAAGTCGCTGGAAGAAAATTAA
- a CDS encoding DEAD/DEAH box helicase, translating to MTSIKQLSIQPFIKEALAELHFENLTAVQDEVIPPAIEGKNLIVQSQTGSGKSHSFLIPVFNQIKPEKQQVQAVITAPSRELATQLYEAAIQIAKFSPEEIIVTNYIGGTDKERQIEKLANRQPHIVIGTPGRIFDLMSENALWVQTAEIMVVDEGDMTMDLGFLSLIDEIASRLAKNLQLMVFSATIPQQLSVFLNKYVTSPVQIKIEPKQVLAEQINNYLINTKGQDRRELVYQLLTMGHPYLALVFCNTKNYAEEVSQFLKEKGLKVATIHGDVPPRERKRIMRQIKDLEYQYVVASDLAARGIDIPGVSMVINTEIPKELEFFIHRVGRTGRNKVAGNAYTFYTPDDDDAIRLLEKKGIAFEQVELVKGEIRPAKSRLRRATRKDTKQDTDDVVVKAMIARNKKKKVKPGYKRKLNYAIKEHRRQEAKKNARMERRQSRKK from the coding sequence ATGACAAGTATTAAACAATTGTCGATTCAGCCTTTTATTAAAGAGGCATTGGCTGAACTTCATTTTGAAAACTTGACAGCTGTTCAAGATGAAGTGATTCCACCTGCGATAGAAGGTAAAAATTTAATCGTACAATCGCAGACAGGTTCTGGGAAATCTCATAGTTTTCTTATTCCTGTCTTCAATCAAATTAAACCAGAAAAGCAGCAAGTACAAGCTGTTATTACAGCTCCCAGTCGTGAGTTAGCGACTCAATTATACGAGGCTGCTATTCAAATAGCCAAATTTTCACCAGAAGAAATTATTGTGACGAATTATATCGGTGGGACGGATAAAGAGCGTCAAATTGAAAAATTAGCGAATCGTCAACCACATATTGTGATTGGGACACCGGGACGTATTTTTGATTTAATGTCAGAAAATGCCTTATGGGTGCAAACGGCTGAAATAATGGTAGTCGATGAGGGCGATATGACTATGGATTTAGGCTTTTTATCATTGATTGATGAAATTGCGTCACGTTTAGCTAAAAATCTACAATTAATGGTTTTCTCTGCCACAATTCCACAACAATTGAGTGTGTTTTTAAATAAATATGTGACCAGTCCTGTTCAAATTAAAATTGAGCCGAAACAAGTATTGGCTGAGCAGATTAATAATTATTTAATCAATACGAAAGGTCAAGACCGTCGTGAATTAGTTTATCAATTATTAACAATGGGACATCCCTATTTAGCATTGGTGTTTTGTAATACTAAAAATTATGCTGAAGAAGTCAGTCAATTTTTAAAAGAAAAAGGTTTAAAAGTGGCGACGATTCATGGAGATGTTCCCCCACGAGAGCGTAAACGGATTATGCGTCAAATTAAAGATTTGGAGTACCAATATGTTGTAGCGAGCGATTTAGCTGCTAGAGGAATTGATATTCCGGGTGTATCAATGGTGATTAATACAGAGATTCCGAAAGAATTAGAATTTTTCATTCATCGTGTCGGTCGAACTGGGCGTAATAAAGTGGCGGGAAATGCTTATACATTCTATACACCAGATGACGATGATGCGATTCGTTTATTAGAGAAAAAAGGGATTGCTTTTGAACAGGTAGAATTAGTCAAAGGTGAAATTCGTCCGGCAAAATCAAGACTGCGTCGTGCTACTCGTAAAGATACGAAACAAGATACAGATGATGTAGTCGTAAAAGCAATGATTGCTCGGAATAAGAAGAAAAAAGTGAAACCGGGTTATAAGCGTAAATTGAATTATGCGATTAAAGAGCATCGCCGTCAAGAAGCGAAAAAGAATGCTCGTATGGAACGTCGTCAAAGCAGAAAGAAATAA
- the cysK gene encoding cysteine synthase A, with product MIYQNIADTIGNTPLVKLNFNEENIADVFVKVESFNPSGSVKDRATYYILQDLLSKGTLKNGGTIIEATSGNTGVALSMMGAALGIKVILVMPETMTVERRNLMAAYGAEIVLTPGTEGMAGATKKAESLSAELNAPIFGQFSNPANIQAHFETTAKEILSDLGHVDGFVAGVGTGGTVSGTAKGLKESNAETVVWAVEPEESALISKGVAGPHKIQGIGANFIPDNFDAAIIDTVVTVSSEDAMAMTRKLAKEFGILAGVSAGANVTAALRLAKTLGAGKQVVTVLPDTGERYLSTGIFNA from the coding sequence ATGATTTATCAAAATATTGCTGATACAATTGGGAATACACCATTAGTGAAACTAAACTTTAATGAAGAGAATATTGCAGATGTTTTTGTAAAAGTAGAGAGTTTTAACCCAAGTGGTAGTGTGAAGGATAGAGCTACTTATTATATTTTACAAGATTTACTTTCTAAAGGGACTTTAAAAAATGGTGGTACGATTATTGAAGCTACGAGTGGAAATACTGGTGTAGCATTGTCAATGATGGGTGCTGCATTAGGTATTAAGGTAATATTAGTGATGCCAGAAACGATGACGGTTGAACGTCGTAATTTAATGGCTGCGTATGGAGCTGAAATTGTATTGACACCTGGAACTGAGGGTATGGCTGGTGCTACGAAAAAAGCTGAGAGTTTATCAGCTGAACTGAATGCACCTATTTTTGGACAATTTTCAAATCCTGCGAATATTCAAGCTCACTTTGAAACTACTGCAAAAGAAATTTTATCAGATTTAGGTCATGTCGATGGGTTTGTTGCTGGTGTGGGAACTGGTGGAACGGTATCGGGTACGGCTAAAGGCTTAAAAGAAAGTAATGCTGAAACGGTTGTTTGGGCTGTTGAACCAGAAGAATCTGCACTTATCTCTAAAGGAGTAGCTGGGCCACATAAAATTCAAGGGATTGGGGCTAACTTTATCCCAGATAATTTTGATGCTGCGATTATTGATACGGTTGTAACGGTATCAAGTGAAGATGCAATGGCGATGACTCGTAAATTAGCTAAAGAATTTGGTATTTTAGCTGGGGTTTCTGCTGGAGCGAATGTAACGGCAGCATTGCGTTTAGCTAAGACTCTAGGTGCTGGAAAACAAGTTGTAACAGTGTTACCAGATACAGGCGAACGTTATTTATCGACAGGAATTTTTAATGCTTAA